Part of the Tumebacillus sp. BK434 genome is shown below.
CTGGCGTACATCACCTACACCTCCGGCTCGACCGGGCGTCCGAAAGGCGTTTGCATCCCGCACCGTGCAGTGGTGCGGTTGGTGACGGGAACCGACTACGCGGAGTTTGCGCCGGAAGATGTTTTCTTGCAGTTCGCTTCGATCTCCTTCGACGCGGCGACGTATGAGATCTGGGGCAGTCTGCTGAACGGTGCGCGGCTTGTCGTGTATCCGGCAGGGAAGGCAACGCTGCAGGAACTTGGCCGTGTGATTCAAGCGCAGCGCGTGACGACGCTGTGGCTGACAGCCGGGCTGTTTCATCAGATGGTCGAGGAGCAACTGCCGCAATTGGCAGCGGTCAAACAGCTGCTCGCCGGAGGTGATGTCTTGTCCGTGCCCCACGTCAAACGCGTGTTGCAACATCTGCCGGGGCTCACACTGATCAATGGCTATGGCCCGACGGAAAGCACCACGTTTGCCTGCTGTTACAGCATGACGCATGCGGAGCAAGCGGGGACTGCGGTGCCGATTGGGCGTCCGATCGCCAATACGCAAGTCTATGTGCTGGACCGCCGCCTGCAGCCGGTGCCGGTCGGCGTGCCGGGCGAGCTGTATCTCGGCGGTGACGGCTTGGCGCGGGAGTACTTGAATCTGCCGGAAATCACGGCGGAGAAGTTCATCGAACATCCGTTCTCTTCTGTTGCGGACGCCAAGCTGTACCGTACCGGCGATCAGGTGAAATACCTGCCCGACGGCAACCTTGAATTCCTCGGCCGCCTTGACCAGCAGGTGAAGATCCGCGGCTTTCGCATCGAAACGGGGGAAGTCGAGGCTCAGCTTTTGGCTTCCTCCAGCGTACGGGAAACGGTTGTAACCGTGTATGAGCCGAATGTAGGGGATAAGCGCTTGGCCGCCTATGTGGTGCCCGCGCACGGAGTCGATTTTGACGAGTCGGCCCTGCGGCAGGAATTGAAAGGCAGACTGCCCGGCTATATGCTCCCATCCGTATTTGTGGCGTTGGAGCGGCTGCCGCTGACCCGCAACGGAAAAGTGGATCTGCAGGCATTGCCGGAGCCGCAGCAAGCGGTGTCAGAACTGATGGCGGAACCCCGCAATCAGGACGAAGCATGGGGAGCTGACCTGTTTGCCGAGCTGTTGGGCACGCGCGTCGGGATCACCGACAACTTTTTCGAGCGGGGCGGCCATTCGCTGGCGGCGACGAGGGCGATCTCCCGCCTGCGCGCGGTCTACGGTGTCGAGTTGTCGCTGCAGGCGTTTTTTGAAGACCCGACCGTGGCCGGCGTGATGCAGAAGGTGCAGGCGCTGCAAGGTGCCGCGGCACAGATGCGGATCGTCCCGGTGCCGAGAGAGCAGACGCTGCCGCTTTCCTTCGCCCAGCGCAGGCTGTGGTTCTTCGATCAGTTTGAGCCGGGCAACCCGGTGTACAACATCCCGGTCGCGCTGCGCCTGACTGGGGATCTGGATGTGCCTGCTTTGGCACGCAGCCTGCAGGAGATCGCTGCGCGCCACGAAGCTTTGCGCACGGTGTTTGCCGATCAGCTCGGAGAGCCGTCGCAGGTCATTCTATCGGCACCTGACTCTTTTTTGACGCTTGAGACACGTGACGTTGAGACGCTGATCGGGGAAGAGCAGCGCCATGCGTTTGATCTGCAAAACGGGCCTTTGTTCCGTGCCCGCTTGGTGCAGGCCGGGGAGCGGGAGCATGTGCTGATCCTGAACCTGCACCACATCGCAGCGGATGGCTGGTCGATCGGTGTGCTGGCCCGGGAGCTGTCGGCGCTTTATTCGTCGCGGTCGCTGGAGAGCCTGCCCGTCCAGTACGCCGACTTCGCGGTCTGGCAGCGCGAGTGGCTGCAAGGTGCCGTCTTGGAACGGCAGCTCGGCTATTGGAGAGAGCAGCTCGGCGGCAACTTGCCGCTCCTGCAACTGCCCGCCGACCGCCCTCGTCCGGCGGTGCGGACGTATCACGGAGCGGGGCATCGGATGACGCTCGCTGCCGGATTGAGCCAGGCGATCCACGCGCTTTGCAAACAGGAAGGCGTCACGCTGTTCATGACGCTGCTCACCGCCTTCAAGACTTTGCTGCACCGCTACAGCGGCCTGCAGGACATCCTCGTCGGCTCCCCAGTCGCAGGGCGCAACCGGGCGGAGATCGAAGGGCTGATCGGCTTTTTCGTCAAAACGCTCGTCCTGCGCTCCGATCTGTCCGGCGACCCTTCGTTCCGCGAGCTGCTGGGACGGGTGCGGAAGATGACCTTGGCGGCGTTCGACCATCAGGATGTGCCGTTTGAGCGGCTGGTCGATGAGCTGCAGCCGGAACGCCACGCGAGCATTTCGCCGTTGTTCCAAGTGATGTTCGTCCTGCAAAACGCGGTGAACGAGCGTTGGGAGCTGCCCGGCCTCGCAGTAGAGCAGCTGAAACTCGAGCAGCAGACCGCCAAGTTCGACCTGACGCTGAGCGTGGCGGAAGACGGAGCGGAGCTCGGCGTGCATGTCGAGTACAACACCGATCTGTACGACCGCGCGACGATCGAGCGGCTCTGCGGACACTACGAGACCCTGCTGCAGGGCATCGTCGCCGATCCGGGGCAAAAGATTTCCGCACTGCCCTTGTTGACCGCGTCGGAGCGGTATCAGGTACTTGTGGAATGGAATTCGACTGAAATTCCTATTGCGAACGTTTGTTTGCATGAGCTGATCGAAGAGCAGGTGCAGTGTACTCCTCATCTTGTGGCAGCGGTGTACGGGGAGCAGGAGCTGACGTACGCGGAACTGGATGAGCAGGCGAACCGCTTGGCGCACCATCTGATCGCGCATGGCGTCGGGCCGAATGTGCCGGTTGGCGTGTGCATGGAGCGGTCGCTGGAGCTCGTCGTGGCGCTGGTCGGGATCTTAAAAGCGGGCGGCGCGTACGTTCCGCTGGACACAGATGCTCCGACGGCCAGAATTCGTCAGGTGCTGGAAGATTCCCGCGCTGCCGTGTGCGTGACGCAGATGAGCTTGCTGGCTAAGCTGCCTGTGGAGACTATTCAGTACGTGTGCCTCGACCCGGGTTCCCAAGTTCTGCAGACCTATCCTGTTCATGCGCCGCACACGGCGGTCACACCCGACAATCTCATCTCCATCTACTACACCTCCGGCTCCACAGGCAAGCCCAAAGGCGTCTGCTCCACACATCGCGGCTGGGTCAACCGCATGCTCTGGATGCAGCGCCAGTATCAGCTGCAGCCAAAGGAGACCGTTTTGCAAAAAACGACTTTGACCTTCGACGATGCCGCCTGCGAGTTCTACTGGCCGCTGCTTGTCGGCGGGCGCATCGCGCTACTGGAGCCGGGTCTGCACAAAGACCCGCGGGCGATCTTGGACGCGGCAATCCGTGATCGGGCGGCATTCCTCACCTTCGTGCCGAGCATGCTCGCCCTGTTCGTCGAGGCGGTCACGCCGGAAGACCGCGCGAGACTGCAGCATCTGCGCCACGTCGGCTCCTCCGGCGAAGCGTTGCGCTCCGACCTCGTGCGCCGCTTCCGGGAACAAATCGGCTGTGCGCTCCACAACACGTGGGGTGCGACAGAAGTGTCGATCGACTCCACGATTCACACCTGTACCGCAGAAGATGAACATGCTGCCGAGATCGTCTCGGTGGGGCATCCGATTGACAATAACAGATGTTATGTTCTCGATGAGCAGCTGCAGCCCGTTCCGATCGGCGTGCCCGGCGACTTGTATCTCGGCGGGATCGGCTTGGCCGTCGGCTATCTGAACGACCCGGAGCGCACGGCAGCAGCGTTTTTGCCCAATCCGTTCGTCGAAGGGGAACGTCTGTACAAAACGGGCGACCGCGGCTTTTTCCGCGCGGACGGCAGCATCATGTTCCTCGGCCGCCGCGATGATCAGATCAAAGTCCGGGGGCAGCGCGTGGAGCTCGCCGAGATCGAAGCGGTGCTGGCGACTCACCCCGATCTGCAGCAAGCTGCGGTGGCGGCGTTCAAACGCCCGGACGGCTATCTGCTGGCCGCCTATTGCGTGCTGACCGACCCGTTGGCACAGGTAAACACTGAAAGCCTGCGCGCGTTCATGAGCGACCGCCTGCCTGATTACATGGTGCCGTGGCGGTTTGTCAGACTTGACACGCTGCCGACGACGGTCAGCGGCAAAGTCGACCGCAAACAGCTCCCCGACCCGGGCGATGAGCGTCCCGAGCTGGAAGAGGCGTTTGTCGCGCCGGGCACGCACGCCGAACGGACGGTGGCGACGATCTGGCAGGAGATTCTCGAAGTGAACCAAGTGGGCGTCCGCGACAATTTCTTTGCGCTCGGCGGGCACTCCCTGTCCGCGACGCGCATCATCTCCCGGGTCAACCGCGAGCTGGAGGTGCAGCTGCCGCTGCGCGACCTGTTTGAGTCGCCGACGGTGGCCGGACTGGCGGAAAAAGCGGACCGGAGCGCAGGAGCTGGGCAAGCGCCGATTCCCCGCTTTCCAAAGCGGACAGAGTTCCCGCTGTCGCACGCTCAGCAGCGATTCTGGTTCCAGTATCAATTCGATCCGGAAAGCATGGCGGCAGGTGCGATGAACCTGCACCTGCTGGACGGGCCACTGGACGCGGAGCAGCTGTTGCGCGCCTACCGCGCCCTCACCAAGCGCCACAGCATCATGCGCACGATGCTGGCAGAGCGGGCCGGGGAAGGGACGTTGCAAATCGTGCACGAGGAAGTTGCGGAGCCGATCCGTTTTGTTGACCTGACCGAACTGCCTGAAGCGGAACGGGGAAACCGTCTGCTGCGCATCCTGGCTGACGCGAAGAACGCGCCGTTTGATCTCACGCGCGACTTCTTTTTCCGCGCCTGCCTGCTCAAGCTTAGCGACCGTCAGCACGTCCTGCTGTGCAACATTCACCCGATCGCGTATGACGGCTGGTCGATCACCGTTTTCTTCCGCGATTTGGCAGCATTGTACCAAGGGGCGGAACTTCCGGCCGCGTTGCAGTATGGCGAATACGCCCTCTGGCAGCACGAGCAGTTGGCGGATGGGAAATTGAACGGGCAAAAGGCGTACTGGCTGCAGCAACTGGCGCTGGAGACGGGGCCTCCTGCGCTGACGCATGACTTTGCAATGCTGCCAGAACAGACGGAGCGGGTGACCGACCGGCGTCTGACGCTTGGGCCGGCTCTGGCCGCGAAACTGCGCGTATTGGCGGCAGAACAGGGCACGACGCTGTATTTGACGCTGTTGACCGGCTTGAAAATCTGGCTGGCGCTGACCTCCCGCCAAGAGCTGATCACCGTCTGCTCGCCGATCGCCGGCCGCAGCCATCCCGACTTGGAGAGCGTCTTGGGCCTGATGGTCAACCCGCTCGCCCTGCGCACCGATCTTGCTGACAACCCGACCGCGCTGCAGGTGCTGGAGCGGGTCAAAGAGACCGCGTTTGGCGCCTATGCCAACCAGGACTACCCGTTCGACCTCATCTTGCACGATCTGCGCGCCCGCCGGGGCGGAGAGCTGGGCGAGAGCTTGTACAACATCGTGTTCGTCGGCCAAAATGCGCACCTCGACGCGGTCGAACTGGCACCGGGCGTGACGCTTCGCTATTGCTCCTTTGAGGAGCTGATCGGCAGCATCGGCATCGACCCAAGCGCTGAACAGGCGCAAGCGGCGAAGGAGAGAGACGACTTCGCAGACGACCCGACGGTGGAGTTCGACCTGCATATCGAAGCGTACGATACCGAAGACAGCCTGACCCTCGTCGCTGCTTACAACGCCAAACGATTCACCTCAGAAACGGTCGACAGGCTGCTCAGCGAATACGAATCGGTGCTGCAGCAATTCGCCAATGACTGCACGCTGCGCCTGTCGCAGATGCAATTGCCGGAGCCGATCGACCTGTTTTAAACAACATTTGCATGGGCAGTGTCAGCATGGCTGACACTGCCCGTTTTATTTTTATAGAAGGAATCATTCGAATAATATCGAAAATAAAGAGTGAGGAAAAAGTTCCAAAGGAAAGAAGGAAAACTGATGAAGGTGCTGGACTTGAGCATCGGCCGGCCAGCTTATGAAGTGGAAGTGCAAGCCTCGTTGTTGTTTGAAGCGGCGCTGGGGCTGGCGGCGGTGACGTATGATGAGATTCGAGATACATTGGAGCGCAAGACCCCGGAATGGGAGGAGATCCTCCGGCGGATGAAGCCGGAAGCGCAACAAGAAGTGGAGTACTGTGCAAAGCACAATACGTGGCAGACATTGCTTCGGCTGTTGCATGGCGGGGAATTTACAGCGCTCGAGGCGTTTCTGCAGCATCTGCGTTCGATGACGGTCGAACAGTTGCGCTATCAGGTCTTGCCGGCGCTTTGTGAGCCGCGTGAAGAGGAGCTGCGCCGCCTTGCAGCGGCCGGAGACAAAGGAGCTGCCGACATTTTGATCGCGGCTGCGGCAGGGCATGGATTTCTTGCCGCGTATGTCCCTTTTATCCTGAATGTGGACGGGGAGGTGCTGAAGCGTCATCTGCTGCTGCTGACAGAAAGTTGGTATGAAGCGGCGATCTCGCCTCGCGAAACAGAATGGGCGGAGATCCTGATGCGGGAAGTGAAAGTGAAACGGGAGATGCAAGGGCGTTTGTCGCGAGAGGCGTTCGTTGAATGGACGATCGGAAAGGCGTATCAGCCCGATCCGGGGCTGCGGCGCGTACTGCTCGTGCCGAACATCGCCTACCGCCCGTGGACGATTCAAGCGGATTTGCCCGGTACCCGGGTCTTTTACTATCCGGTGAGCGAGGAAAGCCTGTTCGGAGATGATGACCCGTATCGTCCGCCTGCGTCGCTGGTGCTGCTGCACAAAGCGCTAGGCGATGAGAACCGCCTGAGGCTCTTGAAACTGCTCGATGAAGGGGAGCGCACTTTGCAGGAGCTGACCGTGACGCTGGATCTGGCCAAGTCGACCGTCCACCATCATCTCGCCCTGCTGCGTTCGGCCGGACTCGTGGTGTCGGACGGCAGTACATACGCGCTGCGGCCAGCGCTCCTGCAACAGATGGAGCGTCAGCTGGCCGCGTATTTCGAACGAGGGGGTCAGGGGGGCTGATGGGAAAGCAAACAAACCTTGGCGCCGGGGAGCAACTGTCTGCGGCTGCAACTACAGGTGAATCATCCGCCGCTGGAAATTCTTCGTCAAAGCCTGCTTCAGTTTGGGGCAACCGCGATTTTTTCTGGCTGTTCGTCGGGCGGACGATCGCACAGGCCGGAACGGCGGTAACTTCGATCGCCATCCCCTGGCTGATCTTGGAGCTGACCGGCTCGGCCACGCAGACCGGGTTGGCTTTTGCGGTCGGGTTCATCCCGTATTTGCTGCTGTCGCTGCCCGCAGGCGTCTGGGCGGACACTTGGAATCGGAAAACGCTGATGGTCGCAGCCGACAGCGGGCGCTTGCTCCTGCTGCTGTTGATTCCGCTCGTGTTGTGGCTTTTCGGCGACATCCCGATCCTCTTGCTGTTTGCAGTGCAGGCGGGCATCAGCCTGTTGTCAGCCTTGTTCGATGCAGCATACAGCGCCTGCCTGCCGAATGTAGTGCAGGCAGAGCACTTGCAGCAGGCGAATGCGGCGCTGCAGATGGGAGCTTCCTTCAGCCGCATCGGCGGCCGGGTGGGCGGGGGCCTGCTGATCGTAGTGTTCGACGCGGCGAATACGCTGCTGGTCGATGTGAGTACGTACGCGATCTCGATCCTGACGATCTATTTCATCCGGGCGTCTTTTTCAAAAGAAAGGCAGGGCAAAGCTCCGGCGAGCCTATTTGACGGGATGCGGGAAGGGCTGCGATATGTCTGGGAGCGGAAGACCCTGCGCATGCTGGCCCTGTTTTCCATGCTTGTGAATCTGGTCGGTCCGGGGATGGATCTCGCGCTGATCTACCGGGCCAATCAGGAGTTGCACCTGTCGGCCCACTGGGCAGGCTACATCATGGCCGGATTGAGCGGCGGCATGCTCGCCGGATCGTTCTTCCTCGCACGGATCAAAAATCGGTTCAGCACGCGAAGCCTGCTCACAGTCTCCACGCTCTTGCAGGTCATTCCGCCTTTTCTGTTTGCCATCACGCACGCACCGGTGGTGTTGGTGCTGGGTCAGGTGATGATCGGATGCCTGATCATCGTCTGGAGTGTCACGACAACTACGCTCCGCCAGTCCACCGTCCCGGATGAGCTGCAGGGGAGATGCGCCAGCGTCTTTCGGATCATCGCCTGGGTGACCATTCCCCTTGGCAGCACCGTCGCAGGTGTTGTCAATGAAGCGTGGGGATCGGCCGTATTTTTCCTGATCGCCGGTAGCGTGCTTTGCCTCGTATGTTTCAGCTTTTTGCAGACGAGAAGCAAACTTGTCCTGAACTAAAAACACGCCAACATGCACAGCACGTGCAAGATTGGCGTGTTTTTCTGTCTGTTTATGCTCTGTTTTATTCTTTGTAGCTGGCGATCAGCAGCAGCCCGTCGGTGTCGCCGATGTTGATCACGTTGTGCGGGATGCTGGCGTTCCAGGAGAAGGCGTCGCCTTCCTCGAGAATGACCGAATCGGAGCCGTGCTCGGCCCGGTAGCGCCCTTTGAGCACAAGGTGGCATTCGTAGCCTTCGTGAAAATGCGTCTCGCCGGTCACATCGCCCGGTTTCGACCCGACCAGCATCACGCGCAGCGGGCCGTTGGTGGTCAGGTATTCGATGTTGAAGATGCCAAACGTTTTCACCTTGCGCTCGTCCTTGCGCACGACCGTCATCCGTTCCTTTTCGGTCATAAAAAAGTAGGTGATCGGGACGTTCAAATAGTTGGCGATCAGCTCCAAAGAGGCGATTGAAGGGGAGGTTTTGTTATTTTCAACATTCGAGATAAACCCGCGCGACAACCCGGTCCCTTCGCAGAGCTGGGGGATGGTGATGCCTTTGCGCTTGCGGATCGCCCGAATTGTGCAGCCAATGTCCATCGCAGGTCACATTCCTTTATCTGAGTGTACTTTCACTATAGCAGACGGGGAGCAAGTTTCGCTAGTTCGTAGTTCATAATGGTGAACTTAGTTTCACTTGGGTGAAAATGTGTTTGACAGCCTGCGGGGGAGGGTGATATGCTTTTTGTGCGAAATACAAAACTTAGTTCACTTACATGAAACTATTTGGAGGATGATTTTGAAGATGAATAAAAACACCTTAGCGTTAACGCTGCTGCGGGTTGTGTTTGGATTGACGTTCCTGTTCCACGGCTGGCAAAAGATGCAGATGGGGCTCGGAAACGTCGGCGGTTACTTCGCCAGCCTCGGTCTGCCGTCCTGGCTGGCTTACGTGGTCGGCAACCTGGAGCTCTTCGGCGGGCTTTTGCTGATTATCGGTCTCCTGACCCGCTACATCTCGCTGTCGTTCGTGATCGTGATGATCGGTGCCATCTTCTCGGCGAAGCTCGGCAACGGCTTCCTCGGCGCAGACGGCCAGCCGGGCTATGAGATCGACATCGTGCTACTGACGATCGGCGCATTCTTCGCGATCTCCGGCAGCACCGGCTACTCGGCCGATGCGCTGTTTAAAAATCAAGGCAAAGAGTCGATCAAAGCATAGGGAGTAAGAAAAGGCAGGGCCTCGCGGCTCTGCCTTTTTTCTGTATACACTTGTGGTGTTGCTGATCGACTGATGATCAGCTTTTCTTTTCAGTTAACATAATATATATTATCGGACGTAATATGAAATCCACAAATCATAGCAACATACAGTAAAAAGCCCCTGCTTACCTGCAGGGGCTTTTTTATTATGCCAGCGAGATGATGATATTCCCCTTCTTGTGCCCGGTCTCGACATAGCGGTGCGCGTCGGGGATCTGATCCAGCGGGTAGCGGCGGTCGATGACCGGTTGCAGCTTTCCTTGTGCCAGCAGATCGGTCAGGAACAGCAGATCTTCCATCAGCACTTTGGCAATTCCTTGCCCGTCGACCGTCACGTAGGTGCCGTTCGGTGTCAACGACTGCGTGCAGTGCGATTTCTTGGTTTTCCCGACGGCATCAAAGACGAGATCGTACTGCATGCCGCTTTTGGTAAAATCGTCCGTTCGGTAATCGATGACCCGATCGGCTCCGAGCGATTGCACCAATTCGTGATTGGCAGCGCTGCAGACAGCTGTCACGTGCGCTCCGAAATGCTTGGCAAGCTGGACCACAGAAGTCCCGACAGCTCCGGAAGCGCCGTAAACGAGAATGTTATGACCGATCTGGAGCTTTCCCTTCCTGAGAAAATGCATGGCGGTCGTTCCGCCAAATAGAATGGCCACAGCGTCCTCATCGGCCACGCTTGCCGGTGTGCTCGCCACCAGACCGGCTTCCGGCAGGCAGATGTACTCGGCATGTGCGCCAAAGCGCATCCCTGTAAAGGCGAACACGCGGTCTCCTTTCTTGTATCGGGTTACATGCTTGCCGGTTTCCTCGACTTCCCCTGCCAGTTCGACCCCGAGTATCGCCTTTCTTGGTTTGCGGAGACCTAAAAAGAGCCGCATCGGGAGCCAGAGCAAGAGCGGACTCTTGAAGCCCCGCACTCGGCAATCTCCTGACGTGACGGTTGTCGCATGAATGCGGATTAGGATCTCATTGTCCTTGGGCACAGGTTTTGCCACCTCTTGGAGCTTCAACACGTCCGGCGATCCGTATTGCGTACAGACCATTGCTTGCATCAGGATCTCTCCCCTTCTTTCATTTATCTTCGTCAAGTTCATCTTCATAAGAGAACACTTCTTCCAGCGGCAAGCCGAACACGCGGGCAATGCGGAACGCCAGCTCCAGCGAGGGCGAGTATTTTTCTTTTTCGATCGCGACGATCGTTTGGCGCGTCACCCCGACACGGTCGGCCAATTGCTGCTGTGTCATTTCCTGGTGATGAAAACGCAAGCTGCGAATCTGGTTGCGGATTAAACTCTTGCCCATTTCAGACTCCTCTCCGATAGTAGTAAAGCTGGACGACCGTTCCGACCATCGCTGCCGCAAAGCCGGAGACAAGTAAGATCATGAACATCGCCGCGACAGGCAGCTCCAGTACCAAGGCGATCATCGCCGCCAAGAAACCGAAGACAAACACATAGTTGGAAATACGGGTTGATTTCAGCTCGATGATCCGGTCGAGCTCATCGATGATCAGCGGGGCCTTTTCACCCGATACGACCGCGTGCAGAATCGAGAACAGAATCGAAATGATGAGGTTGAAGATAATCGACACGATGATCAGCTTTAAGACGAAAGCGCCCCAGAATTTCAACGAGCTTTCTTGAAACAGACTCCCGCCTTCGTAGGTCTGTATCGCATACCACACGTACAGGACAAAAATCAGGACGGTGCTGAGCAGGGTCACGATCCCCTTTTTTTCTTGATAGGACATTCGCAGTTCTCCCCCTTCTTGCGTAAAATGAATTGTACATGATGACATGTATAACGTACTTGATGTAAAAAATATATTACATATACCCAAATTTAGCAAGCATGCAGTTCACCAAACGTTTTTTCTGCGAGTGGACGAGACTGCGCTTTTCCTTTGATCTGGCTCATGAACAGCAGGGTCAAGAGCGCCAGGAACAGCACCAGTGCCTCGGAGCCGAACGCAGGGGTTCCTTCGCAGACACAAAGAAAACAAAACGAACATTCATGGTTTGACAAAATCTACACATCCTAGAAAAAACACCAACGCGAGGTGCCTGAATGAGTCAACCGAAAGAGCGCATCTCTACCCTGCAAATGGCAATGATCTTGATCTCGTTTGTCGGGATCAGCGATCATGTGGTGATCATCCCTGTTCTGTTGCGAACGGGCGGTCGGGATGCCTGGATCTCCGTCTTAGCGGCAGCGCTCCTGATGGCGCTGTGGATTCTGCTGTTGCACCTGATCATGAAAAAGAGCGGGCAGCAACACGTGGTAGATTGGGTGCAAGAGAAAGCGGGACGGCTGCTTTCCGTTCCGCTGACGGCGATCTTGGTGCTGCAGATGGCGATCATCGCCTACATCACGATTCAGGACACTACGACCTGGCTGTATCTGATGTATCTCTATCTGACACCAAGACCGATCTTGTTCATTCTGTTTACCCTGCTTTGCGTGTTTCAGGCATCGTTTGGCATCCGCGCGATCGCGATCGCCAACGGAATCCTGCTGCCCTTTGTCATCGTGCTCGGCTTCTTTGTGATGAGCGCCAACATCCCCAACAAGGACTACGCGCTGTTGCTGCCGATCTTGGAGAACGGTCCGGCTCCGGTGCTGAAAGGAATCGTTCCGGCAGCTTCCGGAATGTTCGAGCTCATCCTCTTCATGCTGCTCCAGCATCGGATCAAAAAGCAGGTCAAGAAACGCGCGCTGTATTTGGTAGGCTTCTTTACCGTCATGCTGACCCTCGGTCCGTTGACCGGGGCGATCGCCGAATTTGGTCCCTATGAAGGCGGCAATCTGCGCTATACGGCGTCAGAGGAATGGAGGATCGTCTCCCTGTCCCGCGTCTTTGAACATGTGGATTTTCTGGCGGTCTACCAATGGATGGTCGGCAGCTTTATCCGCAGTTCGGTCGCCATCTTCTTGATTCCAGAGCTGCTCCGGCTGCCGAAGCCGAAGCAGCGCAAGCGCGCCATCTGGATCATCGGCGCCTTGCTGATCGCCGTCTTATTTATCCCCGTTGAAGATGATCCGCTGCAAAGGGTGATCGAGCACTACCTGATCCCCTATAATTTCTGGTTGGCGCTCGGTGTGACGGCTGTGCTGCTGCCCTTGTGCTTTGTCAAACGATCCAAGAAAGGAGGCGAGACATATCAACGATCCTAATCTTCAATCGGGCGACCATCGGTCGCCGGTGCATACCAAGCTGTCTGACAACGAGGCATGGGTCAAGCAGGCATTTGGGAAAACAGAAGAAGTAATGATTCAATCGATGCAGCTCCCGGAACAAAATCAGATCCGCCGCGTGCTGATCGTTTACAGTGCCGAGCTGTGTGACCTGCAGCGATTGAATCAGCAGGTGCTTCCCAGTGCGCAGACGATGTTTCAGACCGGCGCTTTGTCCAAGGGCGACCCACAGGAGATCGTGTCCGCATGGACTTTTTCCCCTCTTCGGTACGAGCGGGAGTTGGAAAACATGATCGTTCCAATTTTTGAAGGCATGGCCGTCCTGTTTTTCGACGGCATCCCGTACGCCTTTCTCGCTGGAATCTCCAAACCTCCACAGCGGGAACCTGCTGAACCGAACACGGAGATCTCGGTCAAAGGACCGCGCGACGGATTTACAGAAGAGCTGTTCATCAATCTGGGATTGATCCGCAAGCGGTTGAAAACCAACTCGCTGGAAGTTGAGATGTTTCGGGTGGGCAAGCGCAGCCAAACCCGTATCTCGCTCCTGTATCTGCGGGATGTTGCAAAAGAGTCGGTCATCTCCGATGTGCGGGAGCGGATCAACAAAATCGACTCGGACGGAGTGTACAGCACTTCGCAACTCGAAGAGCAGATCGTCGACTCCAAATTGTCGATCTTCCCGCAGATGGACTATACCGGGCGGCCCGATTATGCGACAGATTCGCTGCTCAAGGGCCGGTTCGTGCTGGTGATCGACGGCGTTCCGGTCGTGCTGATCGCTCCATGCAACCTGTTTT
Proteins encoded:
- a CDS encoding endospore germination permease — translated: MSQPKERISTLQMAMILISFVGISDHVVIIPVLLRTGGRDAWISVLAAALLMALWILLLHLIMKKSGQQHVVDWVQEKAGRLLSVPLTAILVLQMAIIAYITIQDTTTWLYLMYLYLTPRPILFILFTLLCVFQASFGIRAIAIANGILLPFVIVLGFFVMSANIPNKDYALLLPILENGPAPVLKGIVPAASGMFELILFMLLQHRIKKQVKKRALYLVGFFTVMLTLGPLTGAIAEFGPYEGGNLRYTASEEWRIVSLSRVFEHVDFLAVYQWMVGSFIRSSVAIFLIPELLRLPKPKQRKRAIWIIGALLIAVLFIPVEDDPLQRVIEHYLIPYNFWLALGVTAVLLPLCFVKRSKKGGETYQRS
- a CDS encoding DoxX family protein → MNKNTLALTLLRVVFGLTFLFHGWQKMQMGLGNVGGYFASLGLPSWLAYVVGNLELFGGLLLIIGLLTRYISLSFVIVMIGAIFSAKLGNGFLGADGQPGYEIDIVLLTIGAFFAISGSTGYSADALFKNQGKESIKA
- a CDS encoding helix-turn-helix transcriptional regulator; the encoded protein is MDIGCTIRAIRKRKGITIPQLCEGTGLSRGFISNVENNKTSPSIASLELIANYLNVPITYFFMTEKERMTVVRKDERKVKTFGIFNIEYLTTNGPLRVMLVGSKPGDVTGETHFHEGYECHLVLKGRYRAEHGSDSVILEEGDAFSWNASIPHNVINIGDTDGLLLIASYKE
- a CDS encoding MFS transporter gives rise to the protein MGKQTNLGAGEQLSAAATTGESSAAGNSSSKPASVWGNRDFFWLFVGRTIAQAGTAVTSIAIPWLILELTGSATQTGLAFAVGFIPYLLLSLPAGVWADTWNRKTLMVAADSGRLLLLLLIPLVLWLFGDIPILLLFAVQAGISLLSALFDAAYSACLPNVVQAEHLQQANAALQMGASFSRIGGRVGGGLLIVVFDAANTLLVDVSTYAISILTIYFIRASFSKERQGKAPASLFDGMREGLRYVWERKTLRMLALFSMLVNLVGPGMDLALIYRANQELHLSAHWAGYIMAGLSGGMLAGSFFLARIKNRFSTRSLLTVSTLLQVIPPFLFAITHAPVVLVLGQVMIGCLIIVWSVTTTTLRQSTVPDELQGRCASVFRIIAWVTIPLGSTVAGVVNEAWGSAVFFLIAGSVLCLVCFSFLQTRSKLVLN
- a CDS encoding NAD(P)-dependent alcohol dehydrogenase encodes the protein MQAMVCTQYGSPDVLKLQEVAKPVPKDNEILIRIHATTVTSGDCRVRGFKSPLLLWLPMRLFLGLRKPRKAILGVELAGEVEETGKHVTRYKKGDRVFAFTGMRFGAHAEYICLPEAGLVASTPASVADEDAVAILFGGTTAMHFLRKGKLQIGHNILVYGASGAVGTSVVQLAKHFGAHVTAVCSAANHELVQSLGADRVIDYRTDDFTKSGMQYDLVFDAVGKTKKSHCTQSLTPNGTYVTVDGQGIAKVLMEDLLFLTDLLAQGKLQPVIDRRYPLDQIPDAHRYVETGHKKGNIIISLA
- a CDS encoding helix-turn-helix transcriptional regulator gives rise to the protein MGKSLIRNQIRSLRFHHQEMTQQQLADRVGVTRQTIVAIEKEKYSPSLELAFRIARVFGLPLEEVFSYEDELDEDK
- a CDS encoding metalloregulator ArsR/SmtB family transcription factor, translated to MKVLDLSIGRPAYEVEVQASLLFEAALGLAAVTYDEIRDTLERKTPEWEEILRRMKPEAQQEVEYCAKHNTWQTLLRLLHGGEFTALEAFLQHLRSMTVEQLRYQVLPALCEPREEELRRLAAAGDKGAADILIAAAAGHGFLAAYVPFILNVDGEVLKRHLLLLTESWYEAAISPRETEWAEILMREVKVKREMQGRLSREAFVEWTIGKAYQPDPGLRRVLLVPNIAYRPWTIQADLPGTRVFYYPVSEESLFGDDDPYRPPASLVLLHKALGDENRLRLLKLLDEGERTLQELTVTLDLAKSTVHHHLALLRSAGLVVSDGSTYALRPALLQQMERQLAAYFERGGQGG